A region from the Hypericibacter adhaerens genome encodes:
- a CDS encoding PAS domain-containing protein produces MPSVAPAVAMFQETDIRDPRLKALHAYWKGKAGARRMPARRDLDPIEMKEWLGNLVLVEFPTGRFIEFRYRLEGTRIEEFYGHDARRTGRGVEAMTADSERKAVLPQWEIVFDEGRPAYYESDILSSEGKLARQAKLLLPLSDDGEHVNMILGAIYFRPRLELQR; encoded by the coding sequence TTGCCGAGCGTTGCCCCCGCCGTCGCGATGTTCCAGGAAACCGATATCCGCGATCCCCGGCTGAAAGCGCTCCACGCCTATTGGAAAGGCAAGGCCGGCGCCCGGCGCATGCCGGCACGCCGCGATCTCGATCCGATCGAGATGAAGGAATGGCTCGGTAATCTGGTGCTGGTCGAGTTTCCGACCGGCAGGTTCATCGAGTTCCGCTACCGGCTCGAGGGCACCCGCATCGAGGAGTTCTACGGCCATGACGCGCGGCGCACCGGCCGCGGCGTCGAGGCCATGACGGCCGACAGCGAGCGCAAGGCGGTCCTGCCGCAATGGGAGATCGTCTTCGACGAGGGCCGGCCCGCCTATTACGAGTCCGACATCCTCTCGAGCGAAGGCAAGCTCGCGCGCCAGGCCAAGCTGCTGCTGCCGCTCTCCGACGATGGCGAGCATGTCAACATGATCCTCGGCGCGATCTATTTCCGGCCGCGGCTCGAGCTCCAGAGATAA
- the tdh gene encoding L-threonine 3-dehydrogenase, whose product MRALVKTVAGPGLTLTDVRDPEVGHNDVMIRIKKTAICGTDIHIWKWDEWAQKTIPVPMHVGHEYVGEIVDMGVEVKGFKVGDRVSGEGHITCGYCRNCRAGRRHLCRHTVGVGVNREGAFADFLVIPAFNAFKIPAEISDDLASIFDPFGNATHTALSFDLVGEDVLITGAGPIGIMAAAIARHVGARHVVITDVNDYRLGLAKKMGATRSVNVTKESLKDVMSEIGMVEGFDVGLEMSGVPTAFSDMLSVMNHGGKVALLGIPPANTAIDWNQVIFKGLEIRGIYGRQMFETWYKMVAMLQSGLDLTPVITHHFKVQDYVAGFNTMLSGQSGKVVLDWR is encoded by the coding sequence ATGCGTGCGCTGGTGAAGACGGTGGCCGGGCCCGGCCTGACCCTGACCGACGTCAGGGATCCCGAGGTCGGCCACAACGACGTGATGATCCGGATCAAGAAGACCGCGATCTGCGGCACCGATATCCATATCTGGAAATGGGACGAGTGGGCGCAGAAGACGATCCCGGTGCCGATGCATGTCGGCCATGAATATGTCGGCGAGATCGTCGATATGGGCGTCGAGGTGAAGGGATTCAAAGTCGGCGACCGGGTCTCGGGCGAGGGCCATATCACCTGCGGCTATTGCCGCAACTGCCGGGCCGGCCGGCGCCATCTCTGCCGCCATACGGTCGGCGTCGGCGTCAACCGCGAGGGCGCCTTCGCCGACTTCCTGGTGATCCCGGCCTTCAACGCCTTCAAGATCCCGGCCGAGATCAGCGACGATCTGGCCTCGATCTTCGATCCCTTCGGCAACGCCACCCACACCGCGCTGAGCTTCGACCTGGTCGGCGAGGATGTGCTGATCACCGGGGCCGGCCCCATCGGCATCATGGCCGCCGCCATCGCGCGCCATGTCGGCGCCCGCCATGTCGTCATCACCGACGTCAACGACTACCGGCTCGGCCTCGCCAAGAAGATGGGCGCCACCCGCAGCGTCAACGTCACGAAGGAATCGCTCAAGGACGTGATGAGCGAGATCGGCATGGTCGAGGGCTTCGATGTCGGGCTCGAGATGTCGGGCGTGCCGACGGCCTTCTCCGACATGCTGTCGGTCATGAACCATGGCGGCAAGGTGGCGCTGCTCGGCATCCCGCCCGCCAACACCGCGATCGACTGGAACCAGGTCATCTTCAAGGGCCTCGAGATCCGCGGCATCTATGGCCGCCAGATGTTCGAGACCTGGTACAAGATGGTGGCGATGCTGCAGAGCGGCCTCGATCTGACGCCGGTCATCACGCATCATTTCAAGGTCCAGGACTATGTCGCCGGCTTCAACACCATGCTGTCGGGCCAGAGCGGCAAGGTGGTGCTGGACTGGCGTTGA